One part of the [Synechococcus] sp. NIES-970 genome encodes these proteins:
- a CDS encoding hypothetical protein (conserved hypothetical protein) — protein MHQKSNPSQVQASQPVGTQPPSSSPTEAALPEDPGAQVLDRETETFDGVDPEAIAPETESGEAENGPETPGLPRKKQFLLPNWQWLGLLLIFLSGGVGFLATSVLLSFNGSNNCSALFLPLASATSRLYCAQLEAEKQTLASYVRAIRMVSGFSENHPLWPDIRRNIEVWVSQIIALAEVEFQEGKLDEAIAMVNDIPERAGFQGEVEAQIAAWREIWQEGETIMAQLQRELEAGDLGEAMRTVLRLNSLENRYWATVKYDEAMAQIQLARREIEQLAGAQAALREGGLENWLQAIAQASTIGRDSYAYTQAQRLINEARKEIMDYVATLIDEQRWDDLLALGDRLPREANFEPLLVDWRLLAQAGLTADQGSVRNIEMALTQVQSIQPDSPVYDQAQNLISRWQQEIVDVARIEQAEEIARGGNVADYERAIAQLNLVPQGNPRYSEARQKISQWRREIEVSEDSPTLNYAKSLASSNRLTEAIAEARKIQPGRALHAEAQENIRRWRSTVERAEDQPIFDRAVALGEQGRLNEAIATANQIAPNRALYNEMQARVNGWRQTQIASTNLSTAYQVANRGTVAAWVEAISLTQQIPSSASAQRSEGRQAADQWSFNILAVAQGQANSSIPQAIATAQQIPRNTAAYEPAQSQIQTWQRLLAPTTTEAIAEP, from the coding sequence CACCGACGGAAGCGGCATTGCCGGAAGATCCTGGGGCGCAAGTCCTTGATAGGGAGACAGAGACCTTTGATGGTGTAGATCCTGAGGCGATCGCCCCGGAAACAGAATCAGGTGAAGCAGAAAACGGACCAGAGACTCCAGGGTTGCCCAGAAAAAAGCAATTTCTCTTACCCAACTGGCAATGGTTGGGGTTGTTATTGATCTTTCTTTCGGGGGGTGTGGGCTTTTTGGCGACGTCGGTGCTATTAAGTTTCAACGGCAGTAATAATTGCAGCGCTCTCTTTTTACCTTTGGCTTCGGCAACCAGTCGTTTGTACTGCGCGCAACTGGAGGCAGAAAAGCAAACCCTCGCCAGCTATGTTAGGGCAATCCGCATGGTGAGTGGTTTTTCGGAAAATCATCCCCTCTGGCCGGATATTCGCCGCAATATTGAGGTGTGGGTCTCGCAAATTATTGCCCTGGCGGAAGTGGAATTCCAGGAGGGTAAGTTGGACGAGGCGATCGCCATGGTGAATGATATTCCAGAGCGGGCGGGCTTCCAGGGAGAAGTTGAGGCACAGATCGCTGCTTGGCGAGAAATTTGGCAGGAAGGGGAAACAATTATGGCCCAGCTTCAACGGGAACTAGAAGCCGGGGATCTGGGCGAGGCCATGCGCACCGTGCTGCGCCTTAACTCCCTAGAAAATCGTTATTGGGCAACGGTGAAATATGATGAGGCCATGGCGCAAATTCAGCTGGCCCGTAGAGAAATTGAACAGTTGGCTGGGGCCCAGGCGGCTCTCCGCGAGGGAGGATTGGAGAATTGGCTCCAGGCGATCGCCCAGGCGAGCACCATTGGTCGGGATAGCTATGCCTATACCCAAGCCCAGCGTCTGATTAATGAAGCTCGCAAAGAAATCATGGACTACGTGGCGACGCTCATTGATGAGCAGCGCTGGGATGATCTGCTGGCCCTGGGTGATCGCCTACCGCGAGAGGCGAATTTTGAACCTCTGCTTGTGGACTGGCGGCTCTTGGCCCAGGCGGGTTTGACCGCAGACCAAGGCAGTGTCCGCAATATCGAAATGGCCCTAACACAGGTTCAAAGTATTCAACCTGACAGCCCTGTCTATGACCAGGCCCAGAATTTAATTAGTCGTTGGCAACAGGAAATCGTTGATGTTGCCCGCATCGAACAAGCCGAGGAAATCGCCCGGGGGGGGAATGTGGCTGACTATGAACGGGCGATCGCCCAACTCAATCTCGTGCCCCAGGGAAATCCCCGCTACAGTGAAGCGCGGCAGAAAATCAGTCAGTGGCGGCGGGAAATTGAAGTCAGTGAAGATTCCCCTACCCTCAACTACGCAAAAAGTCTGGCATCTAGTAACCGACTTACGGAGGCGATCGCCGAAGCTCGCAAAATTCAACCAGGCCGTGCCCTCCATGCTGAAGCCCAGGAGAATATCCGCCGCTGGCGCAGTACTGTCGAGCGGGCCGAAGACCAACCTATTTTTGACCGGGCTGTGGCCCTGGGGGAACAGGGGCGTCTTAACGAAGCGATCGCCACCGCCAACCAAATCGCCCCAAATCGTGCCCTGTATAACGAAATGCAGGCCCGAGTCAACGGTTGGCGTCAGACCCAAATTGCTAGCACCAACCTCAGTACTGCCTACCAAGTGGCCAACCGTGGAACTGTCGCCGCTTGGGTAGAAGCGATCAGCCTCACCCAGCAGATCCCCAGCAGCGCCAGTGCCCAACGTAGTGAAGGTCGGCAGGCCGCTGATCAGTGGAGTTTCAACATCCTCGCCGTCGCCCAGGGTCAAGCGAATAGCTCGATTCCCCAGGCGATCGCCACCGCCCAACAAATTCCCCGCAATACCGCCGCCTACGAACCCGCCCAAAGCCAAATCCAAACCTGGCAACGCCTCCTTGCCCCCACCACCACCGAGGCGATCGCTGAACCCTAG